In Candidatus Methylomirabilota bacterium, the following proteins share a genomic window:
- a CDS encoding HEAT repeat domain-containing protein has protein sequence MSRQAATITFLVVLLLLRSPVAGAQAPATVEWEAGRLSVRAEKTPLHHLLQEVARRTGLRLRGTEALRQEVWVGFSGLPLRQALQRLLAGVSHVLIEEPAPDGATRSTLAVLGGRERAGRQPAGMTPAEDARLLDDEPSGQKMEAALTDADPATRRWAVEWLPQIGDQWAFHHLLEALNDDDAGVREAALGGLGQYGLAALDPTLMLLQREASPEVRVAALGVLGQLGGEKVAGILRDMLRDPDPRIRTAAVEAMASAGGPLAAETLKAAAADQDADVRTAALAALGIHGDPERALQEALVDGDEEAQAVAAELAGTLGPGAGRPGTPARSR, from the coding sequence ATGAGCCGTCAAGCCGCAACGATCACGTTCCTCGTCGTCTTGCTTCTCCTTCGCTCGCCCGTGGCCGGAGCCCAGGCCCCCGCGACGGTGGAATGGGAGGCCGGCCGGCTCAGCGTCCGGGCCGAGAAGACGCCGCTCCATCACCTTCTCCAAGAGGTCGCCCGCCGGACTGGGCTCAGGCTACGCGGCACGGAGGCCCTCCGGCAGGAGGTGTGGGTCGGCTTCTCCGGCCTTCCCCTCCGGCAAGCGCTCCAGCGGCTCCTGGCCGGGGTGAGCCACGTCCTGATCGAGGAGCCGGCGCCCGACGGCGCGACCCGCTCTACGCTCGCGGTCCTCGGAGGGCGCGAGCGCGCCGGTCGCCAGCCAGCGGGCATGACGCCAGCGGAGGACGCCCGACTTCTCGACGACGAGCCGAGCGGACAGAAGATGGAGGCGGCGCTGACCGACGCCGACCCCGCCACGCGACGCTGGGCCGTCGAGTGGCTGCCCCAGATCGGAGACCAGTGGGCGTTCCACCATCTCCTCGAGGCCCTCAACGACGACGACGCCGGCGTCCGCGAGGCCGCCCTGGGCGGCCTCGGCCAGTACGGGCTGGCCGCGCTCGATCCGACCCTGATGCTCCTCCAGCGCGAGGCGAGCCCGGAGGTGCGCGTGGCCGCGCTCGGCGTGCTGGGGCAGCTGGGCGGGGAGAAGGTCGCCGGGATCCTGCGTGACATGCTTCGCGACCCCGATCCCCGCATCCGCACCGCGGCCGTGGAAGCAATGGCCTCCGCAGGCGGTCCCCTGGCGGCGGAAACCCTCAAGGCCGCGGCGGCGGATCAGGACGCCGACGTCCGGACCGCCGCCCTGGCCGCCCTGGGCATCCACGGTGACCCCGAGCGCGCGCTTCAAGAAGCGCTGGTCGACGGGGATGAGGAGGCCCAGGCGGTGGCCGCCGAGCTCGCCGGAACTCTGGGCCCCGGGGCCGGGAGGCCGGGCACCCCCGCGCGGTCTCGCTGA